In Bacteroidia bacterium, a genomic segment contains:
- a CDS encoding YceI family protein, whose product MTNHKLSSALYLTGLLLFSLLLLSSTTPQPIIGYDSAEVEIANASQLYLKGKTNINRFSCHSTESYPRMKVAYRVDEKLRKITFTPTFLTLTVDRMDCGQKEINRDMQEALQAETFPHIFIQLNSLTFTDDFSKLKEGEWQNITAQTNIKIAGVSKPATVCLKARKSGQNGLQINGKQNLLMTSFGIEPPTTMLGLIRVQDEIEIHFDLQMVVKK is encoded by the coding sequence ATGACAAATCACAAGCTTTCTTCCGCCCTATATCTTACCGGTCTGCTTCTCTTCTCTCTGCTTCTTCTGTCTTCCACAACGCCTCAACCGATCATTGGATATGACTCCGCAGAAGTAGAAATCGCCAATGCCAGTCAGTTGTATCTCAAAGGTAAAACCAATATCAACCGGTTTTCCTGCCACTCCACCGAATCTTATCCCCGGATGAAAGTGGCTTACAGGGTAGATGAAAAGCTCCGAAAAATCACCTTTACCCCAACGTTTCTGACACTTACCGTCGACAGAATGGATTGTGGCCAAAAAGAGATCAACCGGGATATGCAGGAAGCGCTACAGGCAGAGACTTTTCCCCATATTTTTATTCAGCTCAACAGCCTGACTTTCACCGATGATTTTTCCAAATTGAAAGAAGGGGAATGGCAAAATATCACGGCTCAAACCAATATTAAGATTGCGGGCGTATCAAAACCTGCAACTGTATGTCTGAAAGCCCGCAAATCGGGGCAGAATGGTTTGCAAATCAATGGAAAACAAAACCTGCTGATGACCAGCTTTGGTATCGAACCGCCTACCACGATGCTCGGCCTAATACGCGTTCAGGATGAAATAGAAATTCATTTTGACCTGCAAATGGTGGTAAAAAAATAG
- a CDS encoding periplasmic heavy metal sensor, which yields MRTTGNTRWAAIAIISLIVLNLGTLTFMVLQNGGRPLPGRGMGKNDPVYIFFRDEIGFDEAQFAQFDQLRVKNRAEMKEYNDQMRKLKDTFFRLMASEIKDQAAVDSLATSIGQLQTNIDLTVFEHFSSLREICTDKQKGKFDLLIDDLLRRNRPPQGHMPGGRR from the coding sequence ATGAGAACTACAGGAAATACCCGATGGGCGGCTATCGCGATCATCTCACTGATCGTGCTGAACCTGGGCACTTTGACCTTTATGGTTTTACAAAACGGGGGAAGACCTTTGCCTGGTCGGGGTATGGGGAAAAACGATCCGGTTTATATATTTTTCCGGGATGAAATTGGCTTTGACGAAGCTCAATTCGCTCAATTTGATCAGCTGCGTGTAAAAAACCGGGCTGAAATGAAGGAATATAATGACCAGATGCGTAAGCTGAAAGATACATTTTTCAGATTGATGGCATCAGAAATAAAAGATCAGGCAGCAGTTGATTCGCTGGCAACATCCATCGGGCAGCTTCAGACCAATATTGACTTAACCGTCTTTGAACATTTTTCCAGTCTGCGTGAAATCTGCACAGACAAGCAGAAGGGAAAATTTGACCTGTTGATTGATGATCTGCTCAGGCGCAACCGCCCACCTCAGGGACATATGCCGGGAGGAAGAAGATAA
- a CDS encoding RNA polymerase sigma factor, whose product MSDSLVENLKAGEENAFRQLVETWQDRVYNTCLGFLRREEDAEDMAQEVFMEVYRSVGKFESQAQLGTWLYRIAVNKSLELIRYRKRKKRFAFLMPISGENSFDEPHSSDHPGVSLENCERANVLLEAMSKLPENQRVAFTLHKVEGLSYIEVGEIMKMSTSAIESLMVRAKKNLQKYLADYYYKD is encoded by the coding sequence GTGTCAGATTCGTTGGTGGAAAACCTGAAAGCCGGAGAGGAAAATGCTTTCAGACAATTGGTAGAAACCTGGCAGGACCGTGTGTATAACACGTGCCTGGGTTTTTTGCGCCGCGAAGAAGACGCAGAAGATATGGCACAGGAGGTTTTTATGGAAGTGTATCGATCGGTTGGGAAATTTGAGTCGCAGGCGCAGCTTGGCACCTGGCTGTACCGTATTGCAGTCAATAAAAGTCTGGAGCTGATTCGATATCGGAAACGGAAGAAACGGTTTGCATTTCTTATGCCCATTTCCGGTGAAAATTCCTTTGATGAACCCCATTCGTCGGATCATCCGGGCGTGTCGCTGGAAAATTGTGAGCGGGCAAATGTCTTGTTGGAAGCGATGTCCAAACTCCCGGAAAACCAGCGGGTTGCCTTTACCCTCCACAAAGTGGAAGGGTTGAGTTATATTGAAGTAGGTGAGATAATGAAAATGAGTACATCAGCCATAGAGTCGCTGATGGTTCGTGCAAAAAAAAATCTTCAGAAGTATCTGGCGGATTATTATTATAAAGACTGA
- a CDS encoding DUF5995 family protein, with amino-acid sequence MDSAKISPETQPQTIDEVLKELDRIIAENTRKNEYLGIFAYIYRRTTAEIKQGILNGEFEDNEGMERFDVTFAGFYIDAYRKFRRGERPSRSWMASFLAENRELSILQHICLGMNAHINFDLGQVAAKLAPGEKVYSLEKDFMKVNDILQSLIDEMQDRLGRTSFLVRLADWMGGRHDEFLIDFNMRKSRQRAWDIACKLAFLEGDEKAAVIEELDLEVESISREIRNPKNYFLGVALRFIHRFEERNVEKIIHKLTK; translated from the coding sequence ATGGATTCTGCGAAAATTTCTCCTGAAACTCAGCCTCAGACAATTGATGAAGTCCTGAAAGAACTGGATCGTATCATTGCCGAAAACACAAGGAAAAATGAGTATTTAGGCATATTTGCCTATATCTACCGCCGCACCACTGCAGAGATCAAGCAGGGAATTCTGAATGGCGAGTTTGAAGATAATGAAGGGATGGAACGATTTGATGTAACCTTCGCCGGATTTTATATTGACGCATACAGGAAATTTCGCAGAGGCGAGAGGCCCAGCCGTTCGTGGATGGCGTCTTTTCTGGCCGAAAATCGCGAACTCAGCATCTTGCAGCACATTTGCCTCGGGATGAATGCCCATATCAACTTTGACCTTGGGCAGGTGGCGGCAAAACTTGCGCCTGGCGAAAAAGTATATTCGCTGGAAAAAGATTTTATGAAGGTAAATGATATCCTGCAAAGTCTGATCGACGAAATGCAGGATCGTCTGGGGCGCACCTCTTTTCTGGTTCGCCTGGCTGACTGGATGGGCGGGAGGCATGATGAATTCCTGATCGATTTTAATATGCGAAAATCCCGCCAGCGGGCATGGGATATCGCCTGTAAGCTGGCATTTCTCGAAGGAGATGAAAAAGCCGCGGTGATAGAAGAACTGGATTTGGAGGTCGAAAGTATCAGTCGGGAAATTCGCAATCCTAAAAACTATTTCCTCGGAGTCGCACTCCGGTTTATACATCGGTTTGAGGAAAGAAATGTTGAAAAAATTATTCATAAGTTGACAAAATAA
- a CDS encoding D-TA family PLP-dependent enzyme, which translates to MNWYEISNADQVDTPALLIYEDRLRANIAEAIRIAGGTSRLRPHVKTHKMAEVVRMHVELGIRKFKCATIAEAEMLARSGADDVLVAHQPTGPKIQRIIALIKQYPAVRFSTIVDNDLTAKAISGVCGQADVVLPLYIDLDLGMHRTGIAPGTESLALYQLLAMLPGVSPAGLHAYDGHIRDSDFAVRKAKSDAAFQSVSDMAAAIRGAGGHVPAIIAGGSPTFPVHALRSDVELSPGTYVFWDAGYASMLPDMNFLPAALVLTRVISKPGKDLVCLDLGHKSIAAENPHPRVSLQGIRIDAFTGHSEEHLVVQTPDAEGLKPGDCLYGIPLHICPTVALYQEAWVVNDGVAKGCWKVVARDRKIGV; encoded by the coding sequence ATGAACTGGTACGAAATAAGTAATGCTGATCAGGTAGATACGCCTGCACTACTGATTTATGAGGACCGTTTGCGGGCCAACATTGCGGAGGCTATTCGGATCGCAGGCGGTACTTCCCGCCTGCGGCCCCATGTCAAAACCCATAAAATGGCAGAAGTAGTGCGGATGCATGTGGAATTGGGCATCCGGAAATTTAAATGTGCGACGATTGCCGAAGCCGAAATGCTGGCCCGCTCCGGGGCAGATGATGTATTGGTCGCTCACCAGCCCACCGGACCCAAAATCCAGCGTATCATTGCGCTGATAAAGCAATACCCTGCCGTTCGGTTTTCAACTATTGTCGATAATGATCTCACGGCAAAAGCGATCTCGGGCGTCTGTGGTCAGGCAGATGTTGTTTTGCCTCTGTATATTGATCTCGATTTGGGTATGCATCGCACCGGAATAGCTCCGGGGACGGAATCTCTGGCATTATATCAGTTGCTGGCAATGCTGCCCGGGGTGTCTCCGGCTGGTTTGCACGCCTACGATGGGCATATACGCGACAGCGATTTTGCTGTGCGGAAGGCCAAAAGCGACGCTGCTTTTCAATCGGTAAGCGATATGGCAGCGGCCATAAGGGGGGCCGGCGGCCATGTTCCGGCAATTATTGCCGGTGGCAGTCCGACATTCCCCGTTCATGCACTGCGCAGTGATGTGGAGCTTAGTCCGGGGACCTATGTGTTTTGGGATGCCGGATACGCGTCGATGTTGCCTGATATGAACTTTTTGCCCGCTGCACTGGTGCTTACAAGGGTTATTAGTAAACCAGGGAAAGATCTGGTTTGCCTCGATCTCGGCCATAAATCTATTGCTGCTGAAAATCCTCACCCACGGGTATCGCTTCAGGGCATCAGGATTGACGCATTTACAGGGCATAGCGAAGAACACCTGGTCGTCCAAACGCCTGACGCTGAAGGTTTGAAGCCAGGCGATTGTCTGTATGGAATTCCCCTCCATATTTGCCCTACCGTTGCGCTTTATCAGGAAGCATGGGTCGTGAATGACGGCGTAGCAAAGGGATGTTGGAAAGTCGTTGCAAGAGACCGGAAAATTGGCGTATAG
- a CDS encoding GH92 family glycosyl hydrolase — MNRFFYPFLRFAILPMAFFWMVSCNSGSKIATTTSPADFVDPFIGTADHGHTYPGATVPFGMVQLSPDNGTQGWDWCSGYNYVDSVIVGFSHTHLSGTGIGDLCDVLMMPTTRPVDFTKTITSRDDYDYRSAFSHEKEEASPGYYAVFLEDSKVKAELTATQRVGFHRYTFPESQASAIVIDLGFAINWDAPVDTKIEKISDDMITGHRLSTGWAKDQRVYFAAKFSRPMADVQIVADTSATDNGEQRMKSAAKISFPTKEGEQVLVKVGISSANPEGALKALDEIPDWDFDAVRQNARKAWEGELSVIKVESDNEQLKTIFYTALYHSQVAPVLFSDANGYYKGVDGKVHKAENYTKYGIFSLWDTFRAENPLFTITQSDRVDDMIQSLMAHYREYGLLPVWSLLGNETNTMTGYHAVPVIVDAYLKGYRGFDAEEAFEAMKKSAMQDIRATNFLREYNYIPYDKAGQSVTRTLEYTYDDWCIAQMAKALGKMDDYEYFMKRAGNFRNVFDPSTGFMRARMSDGKWKTPFDPKYSDHNFDVAEYTEGNAWQHTWFVPHDVHGMIELFGGNAAFISKLDAMFTETSDISGENASADISGLIGQYAHGNEPSHHIAYLYNYAGAPWKTQAIVRQICETMYTDKPNGLCGNEDCGQMSAWYVFSAMGIYPVNPAQGIYVIGSPMFDRAEIRVGEGKSFVITAENVSGDNKYIQSARLNGQPLSRTYITHEEIMNGGELAFVMGAEPNEIWAISPESAPPSMSNDTQAKVRMAESK, encoded by the coding sequence ATGAATCGGTTTTTTTATCCTTTTTTAAGATTTGCCATTCTCCCGATGGCCTTTTTCTGGATGGTTTCCTGCAACTCCGGATCGAAGATTGCCACTACGACTTCCCCTGCAGATTTTGTCGATCCATTCATCGGAACGGCAGATCACGGCCATACATATCCCGGAGCGACCGTTCCTTTTGGCATGGTACAACTTAGCCCCGACAACGGGACGCAGGGTTGGGACTGGTGTTCGGGTTACAATTATGTGGACAGTGTGATTGTGGGTTTTAGCCATACACACCTCAGCGGTACAGGTATCGGCGACCTCTGCGATGTGCTGATGATGCCTACGACCCGACCGGTAGATTTTACCAAAACAATCACCTCCCGCGATGATTACGATTATCGCTCTGCCTTTTCTCACGAAAAGGAGGAGGCTTCTCCCGGTTACTACGCTGTTTTTCTGGAAGATAGTAAAGTCAAAGCCGAACTTACCGCCACCCAAAGGGTGGGGTTTCATCGCTACACATTCCCTGAAAGTCAAGCTTCCGCAATTGTCATTGACCTGGGTTTTGCGATCAACTGGGATGCGCCCGTTGACACTAAAATTGAAAAAATAAGCGATGACATGATCACCGGTCACCGCCTGTCAACAGGCTGGGCCAAAGACCAGCGGGTATATTTTGCTGCAAAATTTTCCCGTCCGATGGCCGATGTGCAGATCGTAGCTGATACTTCTGCCACAGACAATGGGGAGCAGCGAATGAAATCCGCCGCTAAAATTTCTTTCCCGACAAAAGAAGGAGAACAAGTACTCGTGAAAGTAGGGATTTCTTCTGCCAACCCGGAAGGCGCACTGAAAGCATTGGATGAAATTCCGGACTGGGACTTTGACGCAGTCAGACAAAACGCCCGCAAAGCCTGGGAAGGTGAACTTTCTGTGATAAAAGTGGAGTCAGACAACGAACAGCTGAAAACCATTTTTTACACAGCCCTTTATCATAGCCAGGTTGCACCGGTTTTGTTTTCCGATGCCAATGGCTACTACAAAGGCGTAGATGGCAAGGTGCATAAGGCAGAAAATTATACGAAGTATGGCATTTTCTCCCTGTGGGATACTTTCCGGGCAGAAAATCCGCTGTTTACCATCACCCAATCCGACCGGGTTGATGATATGATCCAGTCGCTGATGGCTCATTACCGCGAATACGGCCTGCTGCCTGTCTGGTCGCTGCTGGGAAATGAAACCAATACGATGACCGGCTATCACGCAGTTCCTGTCATTGTGGATGCTTATCTCAAAGGCTACCGCGGATTTGATGCAGAGGAGGCGTTCGAAGCCATGAAAAAAAGCGCCATGCAGGATATTCGCGCTACCAATTTCCTCCGCGAATACAACTACATTCCGTATGATAAAGCCGGACAGTCGGTAACACGCACCCTCGAATACACTTACGATGACTGGTGTATAGCGCAAATGGCCAAAGCGCTGGGAAAAATGGACGATTACGAGTATTTTATGAAGCGGGCCGGCAATTTTCGCAACGTATTTGACCCTTCGACAGGTTTTATGCGTGCCCGGATGTCTGATGGAAAATGGAAAACTCCTTTCGATCCCAAATACTCTGATCACAATTTTGATGTGGCTGAATATACCGAAGGAAATGCCTGGCAACATACCTGGTTTGTTCCTCACGATGTTCACGGCATGATCGAACTTTTTGGCGGAAATGCCGCATTTATCTCCAAACTCGATGCGATGTTTACAGAAACTTCTGACATCAGCGGGGAAAACGCTTCGGCAGATATATCCGGGTTGATCGGCCAATATGCCCATGGCAATGAGCCCAGCCACCATATCGCCTACCTATACAACTATGCCGGCGCTCCATGGAAAACTCAGGCAATTGTCAGGCAGATTTGCGAGACGATGTACACCGATAAACCCAATGGTCTCTGCGGAAATGAAGACTGTGGGCAAATGTCTGCGTGGTATGTGTTTAGTGCTATGGGTATCTACCCGGTCAATCCGGCGCAGGGAATATATGTGATAGGCAGCCCCATGTTTGATCGTGCGGAGATCAGGGTAGGAGAGGGGAAATCATTTGTGATAACTGCTGAAAACGTATCAGGCGATAACAAATACATTCAATCGGCCAGGCTAAACGGACAGCCGTTGAGTCGCACCTATATTACCCATGAAGAAATCATGAATGGCGGGGAACTCGCCTTTGTCATGGGTGCAGAGCCTAACGAAATATGGGCAATTTCTCCCGAATCAGCTCCTCCCTCCATGAGCAATGATACGCAGGCAAAAGTCCGCATGGCAGAGAGCAAATAA
- a CDS encoding SdrD B-like domain-containing protein — protein MKSSAITLLLLFVFGVAVAQYSEDFTGQAGKGLVSAICPPPATGLNDCGCNCTAGSTDNLSTCATIPPDLSGVNWTITGNSFEGIDHNSPDDFGVVTLAGNEIFQAKDIDGELCWESPTLNIGNAGPVSISLNIGKFATLEPDDYISAEYSLDGGAFVQFGLAADDFANSTLSVIGLTGSTLDIRICIDNDGGSEIIWFDNVSVPEPGVVISGSCTPPVLSANITNTLCGISNGAIDLSATGGSGSYTYLWSDGQTTSVINGLPGGFHQVTVTESGGCSTTDSFEVQTYDITGPYLESFDTPGKGYLTGMADELTGANWTLSPWTVGRESDDYFSTTASGMLETGDTDSEICWTSPQISIAPGQFGFQLSLDLSWVGLDPEDYISVLTSYNGGPFVPFGNIEGGGTATIQYAAGSDHTSSINFFTFSLPANTIQIRVCFFSTDDGELMTLDNVSLPEAASLCTVTDLCPNDPNKIVPGICGCGTPDTDSDGDLVPDCIDQCPNDPGKSIPGNCGCGVPETDSDGDNTPDCIDLCPNDPGKTMPGTCGCGNPDTDSDGDNTPDCADLCPNDPGKTAPGTCGCGTSDIDSDGDNTPDCLDGCPFDPTKTSGSCVCQIVIVDSDNDKLPDSIDPYPTDKNNQGHTMILTRVWDDINGDGLQSCDEPTGIAGVTVNLLKASNKSILQTAVTNSEGLVLFQNAIQNNNLLLEFEDVPGYKRTLVNIGNDEEIDSDASKSNGRTGSFKLANNIPIVVNQDCGLVASSSARTSNPDTQPVVKVFPNPAQNLLTVTFDADYKTLVMMDIQGRTILHKDILPGEHLIKFELSSIPSGVYLVRLEGSATPVIQRFIKE, from the coding sequence ATGAAAAGTTCTGCCATAACTTTGCTCTTGCTATTTGTATTTGGGGTTGCTGTTGCCCAATATTCAGAAGATTTTACCGGCCAGGCTGGCAAAGGATTGGTTAGCGCCATTTGCCCGCCTCCTGCCACAGGGCTCAACGATTGTGGTTGTAATTGTACTGCCGGCTCAACGGATAACCTTTCAACCTGTGCGACCATTCCGCCTGATCTGTCAGGGGTAAACTGGACCATCACAGGCAATAGTTTTGAAGGAATTGATCACAACAGCCCAGACGATTTTGGTGTTGTAACTCTTGCCGGTAATGAAATATTCCAGGCAAAAGATATTGACGGGGAATTGTGCTGGGAAAGCCCAACACTTAATATTGGCAATGCAGGCCCTGTTTCCATTTCTCTCAATATTGGAAAATTTGCAACCCTGGAGCCCGACGACTATATCAGTGCTGAATACAGTCTGGATGGCGGGGCATTTGTTCAGTTTGGATTGGCGGCTGATGATTTTGCAAATTCAACGCTTTCGGTGATCGGTCTGACAGGGAGTACGCTGGACATTCGCATTTGCATTGACAATGACGGAGGATCTGAGATTATCTGGTTTGACAATGTTTCTGTACCCGAGCCAGGAGTTGTTATTTCAGGTAGTTGCACACCACCGGTTCTGTCTGCCAATATTACCAATACATTATGTGGTATCAGTAACGGCGCGATAGACCTGAGCGCTACTGGTGGGTCAGGGTCATACACCTATTTATGGTCTGACGGACAAACCACTTCTGTTATCAATGGTTTGCCCGGCGGATTTCACCAAGTAACCGTTACGGAATCAGGCGGTTGTTCAACTACTGATTCCTTCGAAGTACAAACATACGATATCACAGGCCCCTATCTTGAATCTTTTGATACTCCGGGAAAAGGATATCTTACCGGAATGGCAGATGAACTTACGGGTGCGAACTGGACATTAAGCCCCTGGACAGTTGGACGGGAATCTGATGACTATTTCAGCACTACCGCTTCCGGCATGCTGGAAACCGGTGATACAGATTCAGAAATCTGCTGGACCAGCCCCCAAATTAGTATTGCCCCGGGGCAATTCGGGTTTCAGCTTTCGCTGGATTTATCATGGGTTGGGTTGGATCCGGAAGACTATATCTCGGTATTAACCAGTTATAATGGAGGTCCATTTGTACCATTTGGAAATATCGAGGGTGGCGGTACCGCCACTATTCAATACGCCGCAGGATCAGATCATACTTCTTCTATCAATTTTTTTACTTTTAGCCTTCCGGCAAATACGATTCAAATCCGTGTATGTTTTTTCAGTACGGATGATGGCGAATTAATGACACTAGACAATGTGAGTCTTCCGGAAGCGGCTTCCCTGTGTACGGTTACAGATTTGTGTCCCAATGACCCGAATAAAATTGTGCCGGGTATTTGCGGTTGTGGCACTCCAGATACAGATTCTGATGGAGACCTGGTACCGGATTGTATAGACCAGTGTCCCAATGACCCTGGAAAGTCAATTCCCGGTAATTGTGGATGTGGCGTACCGGAGACCGACTCCGATGGCGACAATACACCTGACTGTATCGATCTTTGCCCAAATGACCCGGGGAAAACTATGCCTGGAACTTGTGGCTGTGGTAATCCGGATACAGACTCTGACGGCGATAATACGCCCGACTGTGCTGACCTGTGTCCTAATGATCCGGGAAAAACGGCTCCGGGAACCTGTGGCTGTGGCACCTCAGATATAGATTCTGATGGGGACAATACTCCAGATTGTCTGGATGGATGCCCCTTTGATCCGACAAAAACTTCAGGCAGTTGTGTCTGCCAGATTGTGATTGTAGATTCCGATAATGATAAATTACCTGACAGCATTGACCCATATCCTACTGATAAAAACAATCAGGGACACACCATGATTCTCACCCGAGTTTGGGATGATATCAACGGAGATGGTTTGCAAAGTTGCGACGAGCCAACAGGGATTGCGGGTGTCACAGTCAATCTTTTGAAAGCATCTAATAAAAGTATTCTTCAGACAGCAGTTACCAATTCGGAGGGTCTGGTACTTTTTCAGAATGCAATTCAAAATAATAACCTACTACTCGAATTCGAAGATGTACCTGGTTACAAGCGAACCTTGGTCAATATTGGGAATGATGAGGAGATTGATTCTGATGCCAGTAAAAGTAATGGCAGAACAGGCAGTTTTAAACTGGCAAACAATATTCCAATTGTTGTCAACCAGGATTGTGGTTTAGTCGCTTCATCCTCAGCCAGGACTTCCAATCCAGATACTCAACCTGTAGTGAAGGTATTTCCAAATCCCGCGCAGAACCTGCTGACAGTAACATTTGATGCAGATTACAAGACCTTAGTGATGATGGATATTCAGGGCCGGACCATTCTTCATAAAGATATCCTGCCGGGAGAACATTTGATCAAATTCGAACTGAGTTCCATACCCTCGGGCGTGTATCTGGTTCGACTGGAAGGTAGCGCAACGCCTGTTATTCAGCGGTTTATTAAGGAGTAA
- a CDS encoding SRPBCC family protein, protein MAPIHFKCKKVIPVLPASIASEIADTSKWSEFKGYAFLPGIRKAEYEKRTDNMIGARITVENTDGSRHVEEILVWKPGEKITMKLCEFSPPLNRLATHFLEEWTFTQEGTGTKVTRSFQLFPKSVLTRPFLWLISLVFRRAINAHLDWMALKK, encoded by the coding sequence ATGGCTCCCATTCATTTCAAATGTAAAAAAGTCATCCCTGTCCTCCCGGCTTCCATTGCCTCAGAAATTGCCGATACAAGCAAATGGAGTGAGTTTAAAGGATACGCCTTTTTGCCCGGTATCAGAAAAGCTGAATATGAAAAACGCACGGATAATATGATTGGTGCCAGAATCACCGTGGAAAATACAGATGGTTCCCGACATGTGGAGGAAATCCTGGTGTGGAAACCCGGAGAAAAAATCACCATGAAACTCTGCGAATTTTCACCGCCTCTCAACCGGCTGGCAACACATTTTCTGGAAGAATGGACATTTACACAGGAAGGTACAGGGACAAAAGTAACGCGCAGTTTTCAGCTTTTTCCCAAAAGCGTATTGACCCGCCCATTTTTATGGCTTATCTCCCTGGTTTTCCGAAGAGCTATAAACGCTCATTTAGACTGGATGGCTTTGAAAAAATAA